In a single window of the Delftia tsuruhatensis genome:
- a CDS encoding response regulator, giving the protein MPSRLLLIDDHTLFRTGLRLIVQEHPGVDGIAEAGTIAQACALAPMPVDLVLLDILMPGMNGLDGLRPLRAAFPRARIVLVSASVAPDAVREARLRGADGFLPKSASGDDILAAIDLALSGRSCFPAAAAAEPAPAATPALTARQIDVLRLLCLGKSNKLIARDLGLSENTVRVHVAAIFGQLGVGSRSAALLRAQSLGLVEPPASPIAV; this is encoded by the coding sequence ATGCCCTCCCGTTTGCTGCTCATCGACGACCACACGCTGTTTCGCACCGGCCTGCGCCTGATCGTGCAGGAGCATCCCGGGGTGGATGGCATCGCCGAGGCCGGCACCATCGCCCAGGCCTGCGCGCTGGCCCCGATGCCGGTCGACCTGGTGCTGCTGGACATCCTGATGCCGGGCATGAACGGGCTGGACGGGCTGCGCCCGCTGCGCGCGGCCTTTCCCCGTGCGCGCATCGTGCTGGTATCGGCCAGCGTGGCGCCGGACGCGGTGCGCGAGGCCCGTCTGCGCGGCGCCGACGGCTTTCTGCCCAAGTCCGCCAGCGGGGACGACATCCTGGCGGCCATCGACCTGGCGCTATCGGGCCGCAGCTGCTTTCCTGCGGCCGCAGCCGCCGAGCCCGCACCCGCGGCCACGCCGGCACTGACGGCCCGCCAGATCGACGTGCTGCGCCTGCTGTGCCTGGGCAAGTCCAACAAGCTGATCGCGCGCGATCTGGGGCTGAGCGAGAACACGGTGCGTGTCCACGTGGCCGCCATCTTCGGCCAGCTGGGCGTGGGCAGCCGCAGCGCGGCGCTGCTGCGTGCCCAAAGCCTGGGGCTGGTGGAGCCACCCGCCTCCCCGATCGCGGTCTGA
- a CDS encoding hybrid sensor histidine kinase/response regulator, translating to MASDLTPCERSALVALLYRQSRAVLLANFVIPVPVLAVLWPYGPHSTLLAWAGLVLVVTLARLVLGLAHARHADPAHSRAWAWYFTVGSSVSSALWGWLGWALYLPGQPQLVAFVCIVIAGLSCGTIASFAAFAPAAAIAQVLLVLPFAARSFTVGEGLAQVYGVFALCLFAVNLYYSRGTYNTLLASVRLRFENAALVEQLKIERDRAETANLAKSRFLAAASHDLRQPLHALGLFLDSLERHAMSPRQATVFGHARSASAAASEMLNTLLDYSRLDAGVVQPHAAPFAVQPLLGALEQEFGVQADAACLVYRTRETTAAALADKVLVDLVMRNLISNALRYTQTGGVLVTCRPREAGLALEVWDTGSGIAEEHQQDIFKEFHQLGNSERDRRKGLGLGLAIVQRLAHAMQARVQVRSRPGRGSVFRLWLPLWSGTLEDEACPAAAATSSLHGLRILVIDDDEAVRQGMQSLLESWGCRCICAESGADALAGLHADRSPDVIVTDFRLRNEETGKQALQALRGHLGWPVPAIIMTGDTSPQRLRDAQSTAALLLHKPVSTRQLREALGTLAQARKLSPA from the coding sequence TTGGCCTCCGATCTCACCCCTTGCGAGCGCTCGGCCCTGGTCGCGCTGCTGTACCGGCAGTCGCGCGCCGTGCTGCTGGCCAACTTCGTGATCCCGGTGCCGGTGCTGGCGGTGCTGTGGCCTTACGGCCCGCACTCCACCTTGCTGGCCTGGGCGGGCCTGGTCCTGGTGGTGACGCTGGCCCGCCTGGTGCTGGGCCTGGCCCATGCGCGCCACGCCGATCCCGCGCACAGCCGTGCCTGGGCCTGGTACTTCACCGTGGGCAGCAGTGTGTCCAGTGCGCTGTGGGGCTGGCTGGGCTGGGCGCTGTACCTGCCCGGGCAGCCGCAGCTGGTGGCCTTCGTCTGCATCGTCATCGCGGGGCTGTCCTGCGGCACCATCGCCTCGTTCGCGGCGTTTGCGCCGGCGGCGGCCATTGCCCAGGTGCTGCTGGTGCTGCCCTTTGCGGCACGCAGCTTCACCGTGGGCGAAGGGCTGGCACAGGTCTACGGGGTGTTTGCCCTGTGCCTGTTCGCGGTGAACCTGTACTACAGCCGGGGCACCTACAACACCCTGCTCGCCAGCGTGCGTCTGCGCTTCGAGAACGCGGCCCTGGTGGAACAACTGAAGATAGAGCGCGACCGTGCCGAGACCGCCAACCTTGCCAAGTCCAGGTTCCTTGCGGCTGCCAGCCACGACCTGCGCCAGCCGCTGCATGCGCTGGGCCTGTTTCTGGACTCCCTGGAGCGGCATGCCATGTCCCCGCGCCAGGCCACCGTGTTCGGGCATGCGCGTTCGGCCTCGGCGGCGGCCTCGGAGATGCTCAACACCTTGCTGGACTACTCTCGCCTGGACGCGGGCGTGGTGCAGCCGCATGCGGCCCCGTTCGCGGTGCAGCCCCTGCTCGGTGCCCTGGAGCAGGAGTTCGGCGTGCAGGCCGACGCGGCCTGCCTGGTCTACCGCACGCGCGAGACCACGGCCGCCGCGCTGGCCGACAAGGTGCTGGTGGATCTGGTCATGCGCAATCTCATCTCCAATGCACTGCGCTACACGCAGACAGGCGGCGTCCTGGTCACCTGCCGCCCGCGTGAAGCAGGCCTGGCCCTGGAGGTCTGGGATACCGGCAGCGGCATCGCCGAGGAGCACCAGCAGGACATCTTCAAGGAGTTCCACCAGCTCGGCAACTCCGAGCGCGACCGCCGCAAGGGGCTGGGCCTGGGGCTGGCCATCGTGCAGCGCCTGGCCCACGCCATGCAGGCCCGGGTCCAGGTGCGCTCACGCCCGGGCCGGGGGTCGGTGTTCCGGCTGTGGCTGCCGCTGTGGTCGGGAACGCTGGAGGACGAAGCCTGTCCGGCAGCAGCCGCCACCAGCAGCCTGCATGGCCTGCGCATCCTCGTGATCGATGACGATGAAGCCGTGCGCCAGGGCATGCAGTCGCTGCTCGAAAGCTGGGGCTGCCGGTGCATTTGCGCAGAGTCGGGAGCCGACGCACTGGCCGGGCTGCATGCGGACCGGTCGCCCGACGTGATCGTGACCGACTTCCGGCTGCGCAACGAGGAAACGGGCAAGCAGGCGCTGCAGGCCCTGCGCGGGCACCTGGGGTGGCCCGTTCCCGCCATCATCATGACGGGCGACACCTCGCCGCAGCGGCTGCGCGACGCACAGTCCACCGCGGCCCTGCTGCTGCACAAGCCCGTGTCCACGCGCCAGTTGCGAGAAGCACTGGGCACGCTGGCGCAGGCCCGGAAGCTGTCGCCTGCCTAG
- a CDS encoding 3-deoxy-7-phosphoheptulonate synthase, protein MTIPTHAQRGAKAPSTHDTTRIDDLRIKAVRPLITPALLQEWLPAPEAAQQLVESSRAAISAVLQGRDDRLIVVVGPCSIHDHDQAMDYARQLKAQADALAGELLVVMRVYFEKPRTTVGWKGYINDPHLDGSFAINEGLEMARALLLDVLELGLPVGTEFLDLLSPQFISDLVSWGAIGARTTESQSHRQLASGLSCPVGFKNGTDGGAKVASDAILAASAPHAFMGMTKMGQSAIFETRGNGDCHVILRGGKQPNYGAEHVQAACALLEGSGLRPQVMIDVSHANSSKQHRRQIDVAADVAQQIAGGDARITGLMIESHLREGRQDIVQGQPLAHGVSVTDACISLEQTVPVLEQLAEAVRARRAKLRG, encoded by the coding sequence ATGACCATCCCCACCCACGCACAACGCGGCGCCAAGGCGCCGAGCACGCACGACACCACCCGCATCGACGACCTGCGCATCAAGGCCGTGCGCCCGCTGATCACGCCGGCCCTGCTCCAGGAATGGCTGCCCGCGCCCGAGGCCGCGCAGCAGCTGGTGGAGTCCAGCCGCGCGGCCATCTCCGCCGTGTTGCAGGGCCGCGATGACCGGCTCATCGTCGTCGTCGGCCCCTGCTCCATCCACGACCACGACCAGGCCATGGACTACGCGCGCCAGCTCAAGGCGCAGGCCGACGCCCTGGCCGGCGAGCTGCTGGTGGTGATGCGCGTGTATTTCGAGAAGCCCCGCACCACCGTGGGCTGGAAGGGCTACATCAACGACCCGCACCTGGATGGCAGCTTCGCCATCAACGAAGGGCTGGAGATGGCGCGCGCCCTGCTGCTCGATGTGCTGGAGCTGGGCCTGCCGGTGGGCACGGAATTCCTGGACCTGCTGTCGCCGCAATTCATCAGCGACCTGGTGAGCTGGGGGGCCATCGGCGCGCGCACCACGGAAAGCCAGAGCCACCGCCAACTGGCCAGCGGCCTGTCCTGTCCCGTGGGCTTCAAGAACGGCACGGATGGCGGCGCCAAGGTGGCCAGCGATGCCATCCTCGCGGCCAGCGCGCCGCATGCCTTCATGGGCATGACCAAGATGGGGCAGTCGGCCATCTTCGAGACGCGCGGCAATGGCGACTGCCATGTGATCCTGCGTGGCGGCAAGCAGCCCAACTACGGCGCCGAGCATGTGCAGGCTGCCTGTGCCCTGCTGGAAGGCTCGGGCCTGAGGCCCCAGGTGATGATCGACGTCTCGCATGCCAACAGCAGCAAGCAGCACCGCCGCCAGATTGATGTCGCGGCCGATGTCGCGCAGCAGATCGCCGGCGGCGATGCGCGCATCACGGGGCTGATGATCGAAAGCCACCTGCGGGAAGGGCGGCAGGACATCGTGCAGGGCCAGCCGCTGGCGCATGGCGTCTCGGTGACCGATGCCTGCATCAGCCTGGAGCAGACGGTGCCCGTGCTGGAGCAGTTGGCGGAGGCCGTGAGGGCGCGGCGGGCGAAGCTGCGGGGGTGA
- a CDS encoding GntR family transcriptional regulator, whose amino-acid sequence MPSNSTASAPQQGRDKLHLQLARLFRSKVSTGAWPVGSAIPTVQELEALHGVSRTTVRMALGALVSEGLLLTRKRGGTRVIAAPYKPPSFLLPTSWKELVAFGAHIGQITLHTERDCLPPIPEGFPDVGRMAPAYVHLLRVYDHDAARFCLSQLYLEQQLFPEIEAQLERSSLAVALSSDPSRIAVARQHLSVAPADELATQYLGVALGMPLMQVLRWACNADGVLIYWARIRFLSEYVHMEMDLLK is encoded by the coding sequence ATGCCCTCCAACTCCACCGCGTCGGCCCCTCAACAAGGCCGGGACAAGCTGCACCTGCAGCTGGCGCGGCTGTTCCGCAGCAAGGTGTCCACGGGCGCCTGGCCCGTGGGCAGCGCCATTCCCACGGTGCAGGAGCTGGAGGCGCTGCATGGCGTGTCGCGCACCACGGTGCGCATGGCGCTGGGCGCCCTGGTGTCAGAGGGCCTGCTGCTCACGCGCAAGCGCGGCGGCACGCGGGTGATTGCAGCGCCCTACAAGCCGCCGTCCTTTCTGCTGCCCACCAGCTGGAAGGAGCTGGTGGCCTTTGGCGCCCACATCGGCCAGATCACCCTGCATACCGAGCGCGACTGCCTGCCGCCGATCCCCGAAGGCTTCCCCGATGTGGGCCGCATGGCCCCCGCCTACGTACACCTGCTGCGCGTGTACGACCATGACGCGGCGCGGTTCTGCCTGTCGCAGCTGTACCTGGAGCAGCAGCTGTTCCCCGAGATCGAGGCCCAGCTGGAGCGCAGCTCCCTGGCCGTGGCCCTGAGCAGCGATCCCTCGCGCATTGCCGTGGCGCGCCAGCACCTGAGCGTGGCGCCGGCCGACGAGCTGGCCACCCAGTACCTGGGTGTGGCCCTGGGCATGCCGCTGATGCAGGTCCTGCGCTGGGCCTGCAATGCCGACGGCGTGCTGATCTATTGGGCGCGGATCCGCTTTCTCAGCGAGTACGTCCACATGGAAATGGATCTGCTGAAATGA
- the fahA gene encoding fumarylacetoacetase, with product MSLNETHDANLRSWVASANTGASDFPIQNLPYAVFRRAGSQEAWRGGVAIGDQVLDLARASALKALGEAVQPQLEAASQQRLNGFMAMGPAAWSALRLALSRALREGAAAQAVLQDCLVAQSDVEYTVPAQVGDYTDFYTSVHHATNVGKLFRPDNPLMENYKWVPIGYHGRASSLRVSGVDFRRPMGQLKAPDAAAPALKPCARLDYELEMGIYTGAGNAWGEAISMDEAENHIFGLCLLNDWSARDIQAWEYQPLGPFLSKNFASSLSPWIVTLEALEPYRTAFTRPAADPQPLPYLSSAANSERGAFDVQLSVALETGRMRAEGQAAQQITHTSYRHAYWTMAQLVAHHSVNGCDLQPGDLLGTGTLSGPTASEAGALLELTEGGKKPLVLANGESRTFLQDGDAVILRGWCEKPGAARIGFGECRATVLPARQA from the coding sequence ATGTCCTTGAACGAAACCCATGACGCAAACCTGCGCAGCTGGGTGGCCTCGGCCAACACCGGCGCCAGCGACTTTCCCATCCAGAACCTGCCCTACGCGGTGTTCCGCCGCGCTGGCAGCCAGGAGGCCTGGCGCGGCGGCGTGGCCATTGGCGACCAGGTGCTGGACCTGGCGCGCGCCAGCGCCCTCAAGGCACTGGGCGAAGCCGTGCAGCCGCAGCTGGAGGCCGCTTCGCAACAGCGCCTGAACGGCTTCATGGCCATGGGACCGGCCGCCTGGTCGGCCCTGCGCCTGGCGCTGTCGCGCGCGCTGCGCGAAGGCGCTGCCGCGCAGGCTGTCCTGCAGGATTGCCTTGTGGCCCAGTCCGACGTGGAGTACACCGTGCCGGCCCAGGTTGGCGACTACACGGACTTCTACACCTCGGTGCACCACGCCACCAACGTCGGCAAGCTGTTCCGCCCGGACAACCCGCTGATGGAAAACTACAAGTGGGTGCCGATTGGCTACCACGGCCGTGCGTCCAGCCTTCGCGTGTCCGGCGTGGATTTCCGCCGCCCCATGGGCCAGCTGAAGGCGCCCGACGCCGCCGCACCCGCGCTCAAGCCCTGCGCACGCCTGGACTATGAGCTGGAGATGGGCATCTACACCGGCGCCGGCAACGCCTGGGGCGAAGCGATTTCCATGGACGAGGCAGAAAACCACATCTTCGGCCTGTGCCTGCTCAACGACTGGTCGGCGCGCGACATCCAGGCCTGGGAATACCAGCCGCTGGGCCCCTTCCTGTCGAAGAACTTCGCGTCCTCGCTGTCGCCCTGGATCGTGACGCTGGAGGCGCTGGAGCCCTACCGCACGGCCTTCACGCGGCCCGCCGCTGATCCCCAGCCCCTGCCCTACCTGAGCTCGGCCGCCAACTCCGAGCGCGGCGCGTTCGACGTGCAGTTGAGCGTGGCGCTGGAGACCGGCCGCATGCGCGCCGAAGGCCAGGCTGCGCAGCAGATCACCCACACCAGCTACCGCCACGCCTACTGGACCATGGCCCAGCTGGTGGCCCACCACAGCGTCAACGGCTGCGACCTGCAGCCCGGCGACCTGCTGGGCACGGGCACGTTGTCCGGCCCCACGGCCTCCGAGGCCGGCGCGCTGCTGGAGTTGACCGAGGGCGGCAAGAAGCCCCTGGTCCTGGCCAACGGTGAAAGCCGCACCTTCCTGCAGGATGGAGATGCCGTCATCCTGCGTGGCTGGTGCGAGAAACCCGGCGCCGCGCGCATCGGCTTCGGCGAATGCCGCGCCACCGTGCTGCCGGCACGCCAGGCCTGA
- a CDS encoding SPOR domain-containing protein, with amino-acid sequence MPAPSEDALSAPPATIDFDRQAAPARQEPSFAEPGPSKLPPSIASAFAAAAYALQHGDDAPVAGERRDPGTGTNTGSGLGTGLMPGLYASMIGEASRGYYLRLFERFDALGKALPTWNLAAGLFTLPWCALRGLWREGGLYALATASTGLLWGLLLRPALGLPPAIAHGMDATLALLAIAIPGLGANALYWRHVRRHTLEAIGEAPTMAQAHERLSRHAATPARKRLATAAGVVLAAAAGAAAWVLADPAHFTAASSAATPPGPAPASTPAVEPAPAAVTPPAEPPVAEPPIPPTPAQTQQDPPAQAEPRPDPQPQPPSPAPGTAVSGMVEPMPAIATAGAAALAAAPAKAAQVPVKPPAPAPAPAPAPAKSTRVAESRQAKSAEPAAKAAPAKPASSALEAGSYYINIGVFSDAGNAARVVERLEKARLPALSQTLHSNKGEIVRVRSGPFAKERSADQAAGRIRAMGLEATVFHHTPQEGKGARR; translated from the coding sequence ATGCCCGCCCCATCGGAAGACGCCCTCTCAGCACCTCCCGCCACCATCGACTTCGACAGACAGGCGGCTCCTGCCCGACAGGAGCCGTCGTTTGCCGAGCCCGGCCCCAGCAAGCTGCCGCCCTCGATAGCCAGCGCCTTTGCCGCGGCGGCCTATGCGCTGCAGCACGGGGATGATGCGCCGGTCGCTGGCGAGCGCCGGGATCCCGGCACAGGCACGAACACCGGCAGCGGCCTGGGGACGGGCCTGATGCCCGGCCTGTACGCCAGCATGATCGGCGAAGCTTCGCGCGGCTACTACCTGCGCCTGTTCGAGCGCTTCGATGCACTGGGCAAGGCCTTGCCCACCTGGAACCTGGCCGCCGGCCTGTTCACCCTTCCCTGGTGCGCACTGCGCGGCCTGTGGCGCGAAGGCGGGCTCTATGCGCTGGCCACGGCAAGCACCGGCCTGCTCTGGGGCCTGCTGCTGCGCCCCGCCCTGGGCCTGCCACCGGCCATCGCCCATGGCATGGACGCCACCCTGGCCCTGCTGGCCATCGCCATCCCGGGCCTGGGCGCCAACGCCCTGTACTGGCGCCATGTGCGCCGCCATACCCTGGAGGCCATAGGCGAGGCCCCCACCATGGCCCAGGCCCATGAGCGCCTGTCCCGGCACGCGGCCACGCCCGCGCGCAAGCGGCTGGCGACGGCGGCCGGCGTGGTGCTCGCTGCGGCCGCAGGTGCAGCCGCCTGGGTGCTGGCAGACCCGGCGCATTTCACGGCAGCATCGTCCGCGGCAACGCCGCCCGGACCCGCACCGGCTTCCACGCCCGCCGTGGAGCCGGCGCCTGCGGCAGTCACACCGCCCGCTGAGCCACCGGTGGCAGAGCCGCCGATCCCGCCCACCCCTGCACAGACGCAGCAAGACCCGCCAGCGCAGGCCGAGCCCCGGCCCGATCCGCAGCCCCAGCCACCATCGCCTGCCCCGGGCACTGCGGTGTCAGGCATGGTCGAGCCCATGCCGGCCATTGCAACGGCCGGGGCCGCCGCCCTGGCGGCCGCGCCTGCGAAGGCGGCCCAGGTGCCGGTCAAGCCGCCAGCGCCAGCCCCTGCGCCCGCCCCCGCCCCTGCCAAATCCACCAGGGTGGCTGAATCCAGGCAGGCCAAATCCGCCGAACCTGCCGCCAAGGCGGCGCCCGCCAAGCCCGCTTCCTCCGCGCTGGAGGCGGGCAGCTACTACATCAACATCGGCGTGTTCTCGGATGCCGGCAATGCCGCCCGCGTGGTGGAGCGTCTGGAAAAGGCCAGGCTGCCCGCGCTCAGCCAGACGCTGCACAGCAACAAGGGCGAGATCGTGCGCGTGCGCTCCGGCCCCTTCGCGAAGGAGCGCAGCGCCGACCAGGCGGCGGGCAGGATCCGCGCCATGGGGCTGGAGGCCACGGTCTTTCACCACACGCCCCAGGAAGGCAAGGGCGCACGGCGCTGA
- a CDS encoding I78 family peptidase inhibitor — protein MPNTAPVLHRHRRLAALSLLGTTALIAGCAGMNPLGGTGGGAAQPAPRPVQVCNAAPAQSFVGKNNTSATLEAARKQSGAYMARVLREGQPTTMEFNQERLNLVVDGTGRIVAVRCG, from the coding sequence ATGCCCAACACCGCCCCTGTCCTTCATCGCCATCGCCGCCTTGCCGCGCTCTCCCTGCTGGGCACCACCGCCCTGATCGCGGGCTGTGCAGGCATGAATCCCCTGGGCGGCACCGGTGGTGGAGCGGCCCAGCCCGCTCCGCGCCCCGTGCAGGTCTGCAATGCCGCACCGGCACAGTCCTTCGTGGGCAAGAACAACACCTCGGCCACGCTGGAGGCCGCGCGCAAGCAATCGGGCGCCTACATGGCCCGCGTGCTGCGCGAAGGCCAGCCCACGACCATGGAATTCAACCAGGAGCGCCTGAACCTGGTGGTCGATGGCACGGGCCGCATCGTGGCCGTGCGCTGCGGCTGA